Within the Mucilaginibacter sp. CSA2-8R genome, the region AGAGTGGTTTCAGGATGTGGAAGATGGATGGATTGCGGGTATCAATTTCAGGGAACATGTGATTGAAGAATTCAAACAAAACAATATTGATTACTACATCAATTTTGGTGGAGGCCTTGATGAATTAAACTGGCGCTCATTGAAACCCTTACAGGTATTTAAACTGGTAGAAGAGCAATTAATGCGCCGCCTTACTTAAACTTTAAAGCTGTTTAAGTGTCTAAAATATGTTATACCTTTAACCTGATTAATTTATAAAAATGGAAAGTAATAATTTTGATTATCAATACAAGAATGTAATACAACTGGACGACCAGGCTTCATCGCGCAAGTTTATCGCCAATGTATTTATGTGGATGTTTGTTGCGCTGGGCATATCTGCCTTTTGTGCTTACTTATTTGCTACCGACATTAATTTATTAAGCAAACTGATTGACCTGAGCACCGGTCGCAGAACCGGCCTGGGCACTGTAGTAATGTTTGCGCCTTTAGCATTTGTTATGCTGATGTCGTTTGGCTTAAATAAAATATCAGCGCCGGTACTCACGGTTTTATTCATCTTGTTTGCAGCGCTGATGGGTACAAGCTTAAGCTTTGTGCTATTAGTTTATACGGCATCATCAGTATTAGGTGTGTTCATCACGGCTTCGGTAGTTTTTGGTATTATGGCCATAGCCGGTTATACCACCACACAAGATTTAACTAATTTTGGTTCGTTGATGGTGATGTTGCTGTTGGGCATCATCGTAGCATCAGTAGTAAACATGTTTATTG harbors:
- a CDS encoding Bax inhibitor-1/YccA family protein → MESNNFDYQYKNVIQLDDQASSRKFIANVFMWMFVALGISAFCAYLFATDINLLSKLIDLSTGRRTGLGTVVMFAPLAFVMLMSFGLNKISAPVLTVLFILFAALMGTSLSFVLLVYTASSVLGVFITASVVFGIMAIAGYTTTQDLTNFGSLMVMLLLGIIVASVVNMFIASPGLSKAISYIGVAVFVGLTAYDVQKLKRIGAGLEYGLADTKKMAIMGALSLYMDFINLFLSLLRIFGSRK